A stretch of the Rhinoderma darwinii isolate aRhiDar2 chromosome 3, aRhiDar2.hap1, whole genome shotgun sequence genome encodes the following:
- the TTLL12 gene encoding tubulin--tyrosine ligase-like protein 12 isoform X2 — MFRTVSSDSMAGSQQQKDEGYSQFVALHQAALLTSGVPRLYWPSLHRKLEGEIFDAGEMFGIMQVEEVEEEEEDEERVEIERELNKKANPGIEPSFKVIVTNENGLRATDPNCVFLVDHAWTYRVEHARHQLIEVAGLLHRMANLVGIEFHGEAPDEDVVAAVLKETWKYNQTYQLSHGTAEEKVPVWYIMDEFGSRIQHSDEPTFSTAPLYYMPQQLAYTILWPLRDLSNGEEVSRDFAYGETNPLIRSCLLLPWRSMDPTHINHQTPEPSEAHYQAIFAENKESLPLPVEPPLQDKSKIFKVYTDMQQVLNGVDHPRFVFTNNEKEADILFNFSHFKDYKTLSTERPHVLLNQFPCEYLLTVKDCLASVSRRIGGIEGPKWLPRTFNLKTELPQFISYFRQREERGEDNHWICKPWNLARSLDTHVTTNLSYILRQRESTPKVVSKYIENPVLFHREDVGMVKFDIRYVVLLRSVRPLKVYTYNVFWLRPFSLDDLDDYEKHFTVMNYTSNVQLKQIHCDEFITLFEKQYPEYPWKSIEAELFKTFRELFQAATSKPAPFGICDYQSSRAIYAIDLMLKWDTDSEGKRVMQPQILEVNFNPDCARACKYHPTFFNDVFSTLFLDETDNCHMTAVL; from the exons ATGTTCAGGACTGTATCCTCAGACAGCATGGCCGGCTCTCAGCAGCAGAAGGATGAGGGTTACTCTCAGTTCGTGGCCCTGCACCAGGCGGCTCTCCTTACATCAGGGGTCCCCCGGTTATACTGGCCGAGCCTGCACCGCAAGCTGGAGGGAGAG ATCTTTGATGCTGGGGAAATGTTTGGAATAATGCAGGTGGAGGAggtagaggaagaagaggaggatgaaGAACGGGTGGAAATTGAAAGAGAGCTGAACAAGAAAGCAAACCCTGGAATCGAACCATCTTTCAAAGTAATTGTTACCAATGAGAACGGGCTGAGAGCCACTGACCCTAACTG CGTTTTTCTCGTTGACCACGCATGGACTTACCGCGTGGAGCACGCCCGACACCAGTTGATAGAAGTTGCTGGCCTTCTCCATCGTATGGCCAACCTCGTGGGCATAGAGTTTCATGGAGAAGCTCCGGATGAGGACGTGGTGGCGGCGGTTCTGAAGGAAACGTGGAAATATAACCAAACGTATCAGCTCTCACATGGG ACGGCAGAGGAGAAGGTTCCGGtctggtatataatggatgaattTGGGTCCAGAATTCAGCACTCAGACGAGCCGACGTTTAGTACTGCTCCGTTGTATTACATGCCCCAACAACTAGCTTACACCATACTGTGGCCCCTCAGAGACCTGAGCAATGGAG AGGAAGTATCCCGTGACTTCGCTTATGGAGAGACCAATCCTCTAATACGGAGCTGTCTGCTCTTACCTTGGCGGTCTATGGATCCTACGCACATAAACCACCAAACGCCGGAGCCCTCCGAGGCCCATTATCAG GCCATTTTTGCTGAGAATAAAGAGTCTCTGCCTCTTCCTGTGGAGCCCCCATTACAAGACAAGAGCAAAATTTTTAA AGTGTACACCGATATGCAGCAAGTGCTGAATGGCGTGGACCACCCTAGATTTGTATTCACAAACAACGAGAAAGAAGCCGACATTCTCTTCAATTTCTCCCACTTCAAAGATTATAA GACGCTCAGCACAGAGAGACCTCACGTCCTACTCAATCAGTTCCCGTGTGAATACCTGTTGACCGTCAAGGATTGCCTGGCGTCCGTTTCTAGAAGAATTGGAGGAATTGAAGgtccaaaatggctgccacgtACTTTTAATCTGAAGACGGAACTCCCGCAGTTTATCAGCTACTTCAGACAGCGGGAGGAGAG AGGGGAAGACAATCACTGGATTTGCAAGCCGTGGAACCTTGCCCGGAGTCTGGACACGCATGTCACCACCAACTTGTCTTATATCCTACGCCAGAGGGAGAGCACGCCAAAG GTTGTGTCAAAGTATATAGAGAATCCGGTGCTCTTCCATCGGGAGGACGTTGGAATGGTAAAATTTGACATCCGTTATGTGGTTCTTCTCCGCTCTGTACGACCCCTCAAGGTCTATACCTACAATGTCTTCTGGCTAAG ACCATTTTCACTCGACGACTTGGATGACTATGAGAAGCACTTCACGGTGATGAATTACACTTCCAATGTGCAGCTGAAGCAG ATTCACTGTGATGAGTTTATCACCTTGTTTGAGAAGCAGTATCCTGAATATCCCTGGAAGTCTATTGAG GCTGAATTATTTAAGACCTTTAGGGAACTATTTCAAGCAGCCACATCCAAGCCCGCTCCATTTGGGATCTGCGATTACCAGTCTTCTCGAGCCATCTACGCCATAGACCTGATGTTGAAGTGGGACACGGACAGCGAAG GAAAACGGGTGATGCAACCCCAAATTCTTGAAGTGAACTTCAACCCCGACTGCGCCAGGGCCTGCAAGTACCATCCAACTTTTTTCAACGACGTCTTCAGCACACTGTTCTTGGACGAGACAGACAATTGCCACATGACCGCCGTCCTTTAA
- the TTLL12 gene encoding tubulin--tyrosine ligase-like protein 12 isoform X1, whose translation MFRTVSSDSMAGSQQQKDEGYSQFVALHQAALLTSGVPRLYWPSLHRKLEGEIFDAGEMFGIMQVEEVEEEEEDEERVEIERELNKKANPGIEPSFKVIVTNENGLRATDPNCVFLVDHAWTYRVEHARHQLIEVAGLLHRMANLVGIEFHGEAPDEDVVAAVLKETWKYNQTYQLSHGTAEEKVPVWYIMDEFGSRIQHSDEPTFSTAPLYYMPQQLAYTILWPLRDLSNGEEVSRDFAYGETNPLIRSCLLLPWRSMDPTHINHQTPEPSEAHYQAIFAENKESLPLPVEPPLQDKSKIFKVYTDMQQVLNGVDHPRFVFTNNEKEADILFNFSHFKDYKTLSTERPHVLLNQFPCEYLLTVKDCLASVSRRIGGIEGPKWLPRTFNLKTELPQFISYFRQREERGEDNHWICKPWNLARSLDTHVTTNLSYILRQRESTPKVVSKYIENPVLFHREDVGMVKFDIRYVVLLRSVRPLKVYTYNVFWLRFANRPFSLDDLDDYEKHFTVMNYTSNVQLKQIHCDEFITLFEKQYPEYPWKSIEAELFKTFRELFQAATSKPAPFGICDYQSSRAIYAIDLMLKWDTDSEGKRVMQPQILEVNFNPDCARACKYHPTFFNDVFSTLFLDETDNCHMTAVL comes from the exons ATGTTCAGGACTGTATCCTCAGACAGCATGGCCGGCTCTCAGCAGCAGAAGGATGAGGGTTACTCTCAGTTCGTGGCCCTGCACCAGGCGGCTCTCCTTACATCAGGGGTCCCCCGGTTATACTGGCCGAGCCTGCACCGCAAGCTGGAGGGAGAG ATCTTTGATGCTGGGGAAATGTTTGGAATAATGCAGGTGGAGGAggtagaggaagaagaggaggatgaaGAACGGGTGGAAATTGAAAGAGAGCTGAACAAGAAAGCAAACCCTGGAATCGAACCATCTTTCAAAGTAATTGTTACCAATGAGAACGGGCTGAGAGCCACTGACCCTAACTG CGTTTTTCTCGTTGACCACGCATGGACTTACCGCGTGGAGCACGCCCGACACCAGTTGATAGAAGTTGCTGGCCTTCTCCATCGTATGGCCAACCTCGTGGGCATAGAGTTTCATGGAGAAGCTCCGGATGAGGACGTGGTGGCGGCGGTTCTGAAGGAAACGTGGAAATATAACCAAACGTATCAGCTCTCACATGGG ACGGCAGAGGAGAAGGTTCCGGtctggtatataatggatgaattTGGGTCCAGAATTCAGCACTCAGACGAGCCGACGTTTAGTACTGCTCCGTTGTATTACATGCCCCAACAACTAGCTTACACCATACTGTGGCCCCTCAGAGACCTGAGCAATGGAG AGGAAGTATCCCGTGACTTCGCTTATGGAGAGACCAATCCTCTAATACGGAGCTGTCTGCTCTTACCTTGGCGGTCTATGGATCCTACGCACATAAACCACCAAACGCCGGAGCCCTCCGAGGCCCATTATCAG GCCATTTTTGCTGAGAATAAAGAGTCTCTGCCTCTTCCTGTGGAGCCCCCATTACAAGACAAGAGCAAAATTTTTAA AGTGTACACCGATATGCAGCAAGTGCTGAATGGCGTGGACCACCCTAGATTTGTATTCACAAACAACGAGAAAGAAGCCGACATTCTCTTCAATTTCTCCCACTTCAAAGATTATAA GACGCTCAGCACAGAGAGACCTCACGTCCTACTCAATCAGTTCCCGTGTGAATACCTGTTGACCGTCAAGGATTGCCTGGCGTCCGTTTCTAGAAGAATTGGAGGAATTGAAGgtccaaaatggctgccacgtACTTTTAATCTGAAGACGGAACTCCCGCAGTTTATCAGCTACTTCAGACAGCGGGAGGAGAG AGGGGAAGACAATCACTGGATTTGCAAGCCGTGGAACCTTGCCCGGAGTCTGGACACGCATGTCACCACCAACTTGTCTTATATCCTACGCCAGAGGGAGAGCACGCCAAAG GTTGTGTCAAAGTATATAGAGAATCCGGTGCTCTTCCATCGGGAGGACGTTGGAATGGTAAAATTTGACATCCGTTATGTGGTTCTTCTCCGCTCTGTACGACCCCTCAAGGTCTATACCTACAATGTCTTCTGGCTAAGGTTTGCGAACAG ACCATTTTCACTCGACGACTTGGATGACTATGAGAAGCACTTCACGGTGATGAATTACACTTCCAATGTGCAGCTGAAGCAG ATTCACTGTGATGAGTTTATCACCTTGTTTGAGAAGCAGTATCCTGAATATCCCTGGAAGTCTATTGAG GCTGAATTATTTAAGACCTTTAGGGAACTATTTCAAGCAGCCACATCCAAGCCCGCTCCATTTGGGATCTGCGATTACCAGTCTTCTCGAGCCATCTACGCCATAGACCTGATGTTGAAGTGGGACACGGACAGCGAAG GAAAACGGGTGATGCAACCCCAAATTCTTGAAGTGAACTTCAACCCCGACTGCGCCAGGGCCTGCAAGTACCATCCAACTTTTTTCAACGACGTCTTCAGCACACTGTTCTTGGACGAGACAGACAATTGCCACATGACCGCCGTCCTTTAA
- the TTLL12 gene encoding tubulin--tyrosine ligase-like protein 12 isoform X3 — MRVTLSSWPCTRRLSLHQGSPGYTGRACTASWRESVFLVDHAWTYRVEHARHQLIEVAGLLHRMANLVGIEFHGEAPDEDVVAAVLKETWKYNQTYQLSHGTAEEKVPVWYIMDEFGSRIQHSDEPTFSTAPLYYMPQQLAYTILWPLRDLSNGEEVSRDFAYGETNPLIRSCLLLPWRSMDPTHINHQTPEPSEAHYQAIFAENKESLPLPVEPPLQDKSKIFKVYTDMQQVLNGVDHPRFVFTNNEKEADILFNFSHFKDYKTLSTERPHVLLNQFPCEYLLTVKDCLASVSRRIGGIEGPKWLPRTFNLKTELPQFISYFRQREERGEDNHWICKPWNLARSLDTHVTTNLSYILRQRESTPKVVSKYIENPVLFHREDVGMVKFDIRYVVLLRSVRPLKVYTYNVFWLRFANRPFSLDDLDDYEKHFTVMNYTSNVQLKQIHCDEFITLFEKQYPEYPWKSIEAELFKTFRELFQAATSKPAPFGICDYQSSRAIYAIDLMLKWDTDSEGKRVMQPQILEVNFNPDCARACKYHPTFFNDVFSTLFLDETDNCHMTAVL, encoded by the exons ATGAGGGTTACTCTCAGTTCGTGGCCCTGCACCAGGCGGCTCTCCTTACATCAGGGGTCCCCCGGTTATACTGGCCGAGCCTGCACCGCAAGCTGGAGGGAGAG CGTTTTTCTCGTTGACCACGCATGGACTTACCGCGTGGAGCACGCCCGACACCAGTTGATAGAAGTTGCTGGCCTTCTCCATCGTATGGCCAACCTCGTGGGCATAGAGTTTCATGGAGAAGCTCCGGATGAGGACGTGGTGGCGGCGGTTCTGAAGGAAACGTGGAAATATAACCAAACGTATCAGCTCTCACATGGG ACGGCAGAGGAGAAGGTTCCGGtctggtatataatggatgaattTGGGTCCAGAATTCAGCACTCAGACGAGCCGACGTTTAGTACTGCTCCGTTGTATTACATGCCCCAACAACTAGCTTACACCATACTGTGGCCCCTCAGAGACCTGAGCAATGGAG AGGAAGTATCCCGTGACTTCGCTTATGGAGAGACCAATCCTCTAATACGGAGCTGTCTGCTCTTACCTTGGCGGTCTATGGATCCTACGCACATAAACCACCAAACGCCGGAGCCCTCCGAGGCCCATTATCAG GCCATTTTTGCTGAGAATAAAGAGTCTCTGCCTCTTCCTGTGGAGCCCCCATTACAAGACAAGAGCAAAATTTTTAA AGTGTACACCGATATGCAGCAAGTGCTGAATGGCGTGGACCACCCTAGATTTGTATTCACAAACAACGAGAAAGAAGCCGACATTCTCTTCAATTTCTCCCACTTCAAAGATTATAA GACGCTCAGCACAGAGAGACCTCACGTCCTACTCAATCAGTTCCCGTGTGAATACCTGTTGACCGTCAAGGATTGCCTGGCGTCCGTTTCTAGAAGAATTGGAGGAATTGAAGgtccaaaatggctgccacgtACTTTTAATCTGAAGACGGAACTCCCGCAGTTTATCAGCTACTTCAGACAGCGGGAGGAGAG AGGGGAAGACAATCACTGGATTTGCAAGCCGTGGAACCTTGCCCGGAGTCTGGACACGCATGTCACCACCAACTTGTCTTATATCCTACGCCAGAGGGAGAGCACGCCAAAG GTTGTGTCAAAGTATATAGAGAATCCGGTGCTCTTCCATCGGGAGGACGTTGGAATGGTAAAATTTGACATCCGTTATGTGGTTCTTCTCCGCTCTGTACGACCCCTCAAGGTCTATACCTACAATGTCTTCTGGCTAAGGTTTGCGAACAG ACCATTTTCACTCGACGACTTGGATGACTATGAGAAGCACTTCACGGTGATGAATTACACTTCCAATGTGCAGCTGAAGCAG ATTCACTGTGATGAGTTTATCACCTTGTTTGAGAAGCAGTATCCTGAATATCCCTGGAAGTCTATTGAG GCTGAATTATTTAAGACCTTTAGGGAACTATTTCAAGCAGCCACATCCAAGCCCGCTCCATTTGGGATCTGCGATTACCAGTCTTCTCGAGCCATCTACGCCATAGACCTGATGTTGAAGTGGGACACGGACAGCGAAG GAAAACGGGTGATGCAACCCCAAATTCTTGAAGTGAACTTCAACCCCGACTGCGCCAGGGCCTGCAAGTACCATCCAACTTTTTTCAACGACGTCTTCAGCACACTGTTCTTGGACGAGACAGACAATTGCCACATGACCGCCGTCCTTTAA